One Deltaproteobacteria bacterium genomic window, TGGCTACCAAAGAGGACATCTCCGGTTTGGAGCAAAGTGTTGCCAGGCTTGAGCATGGCGCCAAGTCGGACATCGCCAACTTGGAGTTGTCTACCAAGGAAGAGTTCGCCAGGCAGGAGTCGTCTACCAAGGAAGAGTTCGCCAAGCAGGAGTTGTCTACCAAGGAAGAGTTCGCCAGGCTGGAGTTGTCTACCAAGAAAGAGTTCGCCAGGCTGGAGAAGACCACGAGGGAAGACATCGCCAGGCTCGACAAGAATGTTGCCGTGCTCAAGCTGGCAGTCTTCACTTTCGAACCGGCCATTATCGCGTTGCTGGTGAAGCTGCTTTTCTTCCCGTAGGGGCGTTGGCCACGCGTGGTGCGACATCTCACGGCGGGCGCTCCGTGGGTCGCGTTTACGAGTGAAGGTCTTGCGAGAACCATTCGGTGGGCAGGTCCCTGCCGAGGCTGCGTTCCCTGGCCAACTCGTAGATTCGCGCTCCGGCGGCGGCGAACTGAAGGCCGAGCCCGACGTAGTTGAGCATACAGGTCACCTCCGCCTCGCCTTCCCTGCCCGCGACTTTTCCCGCCATGACCTCTCCCAACTCCGGCTTGCGGCTCCAGTCGGCTTCGGTGCCGCTTAGCTCCTCGCGACGGTAGTCCCCCTCGCCAGCCTCCGGAATTCGCTCTTCCTCCCCTGGCAGCGTCACCAGCCGGGCCGCTTCCCGGCTCGAAACCACCAGCCGGTCACAACGCAGCAGCGCGTCCAGAGCCATCTCGCTTGAGCGGACGGTGGCGATGTGCATGCCCTCGTGAATCCAGTCCTCCGGAAAGAACGGCACCAGCGCGTTGGTGGTCATGAGGACGATGTCGGCGCCGTGGGCCGCGTGCTCGGGAACGTCCACGGCCCGCACGTCGGCCTCCACTCGGCCGTCCATTTCACGGGCGAAGGCTCTGCGGTGCTGCTCGGTGGGGCTGTAGACCCGCACTTCCCGGATGGGCATGGCCGCGCACATGGCCAGCAGGCCGGACCGGGCCTGCCAACCGGAGCCGTAGATCCCCAGCACCGACGATTCCGGCCGCGCCATGTACTTGGCCGACAAGGCGTTGGTGACACCCACGCGGATGGCCTGGACCAAGCCGTCGGGGAAGATGGCCAGCAGCTCGCCGGTGGCTGTGCTGAAGAGCAATACCAGGCCCACGTACTTGTTGCCCATGGCCAGCGGCACCTTGACCCGGCGCCGCTGGCCGTCCACTTCCGGCCAGGTCACGATATCGGAGGTCAGCCGCGCCGCGGTCACGCCGAACCGCGGCATGGAGCCGCCGGCGGCCTTGAGGCCGTGGTAGCTGTCCTCCAGGGGACCGGGCACCAGCAGGTCCTGGCGCGGCAGATTCGCGGCGGCGCCGTTGCCCAGGTCGATGAAGGCGGGCTCCATCACCCTGAAGCATTCCTCCAGGGTGAAGCAGCTCTCGATCTCCTCGTTGGTAAGGATCAGCGTCATGGTGCGGGCTGCCGGCCGTCGATTGGATGATGCCTCTCCATGTCACTAGTGTAGTGTCTCACAAATAGCTTTACAACAATACGGACATCGTATAAGATCGGGGTCATGTGGAAAACTGCCTCACGATTGCCGATTACCGCAGCTCAGGAGGAGACGTTGCGAAGCTGGCTGCGAGCTCACAATA contains:
- a CDS encoding ornithine cyclodeaminase family protein, which codes for MTLILTNEEIESCFTLEECFRVMEPAFIDLGNGAAANLPRQDLLVPGPLEDSYHGLKAAGGSMPRFGVTAARLTSDIVTWPEVDGQRRRVKVPLAMGNKYVGLVLLFSTATGELLAIFPDGLVQAIRVGVTNALSAKYMARPESSVLGIYGSGWQARSGLLAMCAAMPIREVRVYSPTEQHRRAFAREMDGRVEADVRAVDVPEHAAHGADIVLMTTNALVPFFPEDWIHEGMHIATVRSSEMALDALLRCDRLVVSSREAARLVTLPGEEERIPEAGEGDYRREELSGTEADWSRKPELGEVMAGKVAGREGEAEVTCMLNYVGLGLQFAAAGARIYELARERSLGRDLPTEWFSQDLHS